CTAAATGTATTCCTCATACATTCTGACCAAATGCTGCTCATTCATGATATTGTTTGAATCTTGTATAGAGTAATGGCATACAGTCGACTCCTGATGAAGAATTAATTCTCCCAGATCATCCTATACTTATGATAACCACTGGTTGTCTACATGAAGTAATCGTTTCCCTTTACTACTGGTCTGTAGGCTGCCTTGTAGCGTAGTAAACCTCCCATCCGGATGGCGGGGCTGTTGTACATTTCGGGGCTCGCCACCCACTAGAAAAAAGGAACGTTATCAAATTCCTTGACTAGAACACGGAAGTAGGATTGGAGACGACTTTGTTAAGACAAACCACTACATAGAGAACCAGTTTTAGCCTGTCTTCATTAAGAGAAATCCCCGATCACATTTGTTGGCGACGATGGCAAGCTAAGGTCATGCGTAGAATTACGTCATCGGGTCGTCTCTTGCCGAACTGCGCATGCGCAAGCTTTAAATCAAAGGCAATCCTTCGATATTAAGTTGTTTTTGACCTAAATAAAAACGTGTCACTTTCACGAAGTTGAAGTAATTACATGTTCAACTGCTTAAAACATTGACTCGAAACTAGGTTGTACCTCTAGATTTCGAGAATTTTATTCAACCAAGGAATCATTTTTACCCTTCTGTCATTGACTTGTCAAACCACGGCTTGGTCTGTTTCGCAAGTCTCGCGACCGTTGGTTGGAGTAAACAAAGACACACTACTGACTGAACTGAATAGGTTACCGAACTCTCAATCGACCGAAATGTCTCAACTACAAATGTTGCGTGTATTTTTAAATGACCGTTTAATGGCGGCTGCTGTGGAGATTTTCGGGGCAGTTGAGAAAACGGTAGTGGAGTACGAGGAGGAGAATGATCGGCTACGGAAACTTCTGCGGGTTACACCGGAGATAACACTATGCAGAAAAGGTTCGTATGTAACTTAGCTATGTAGATTCACTGATAGCTAGCTATAGTTCTACCGAATTAACTGTTTAAGCTAACAGGAATCAAACATTTTCATAGATTTTTAACCCCTAGGCAACCCTGATGTTTTTGATCTAACCGACCTGGAAGACCAGATGTTTTGAATTTAGGCAATCATTGAACTGATCAATTAGTTCAGTTGGTCAGATGTGGTGGctagttggaacaaaatcctgcggcactccaggaacagggttgcctaccctAAACAGTTACCAACATATTTTTGACCACAAGAAGAAACTTATTGGAAAAAGCAACAATCATAGTTTGAGTTTATTTAATCTTGCTCACAGATAAAACTGAAGAAATGCAGAATTTACATTACTAATAATTGCAAAACACTCATTTAAAATACAATAACACATAATACGTGACAAATAGAATACTGAACACTTgaaacattaacaggacattttTCATGATGGAAATTGAAATATTAATGTGATTTTTAAAACATAGTTTTGGGAAAACCATTTAAGAGCTATAGTTATTAAACAGTCTGATAGCAGTGGGTAGAGTGGCGGTTCATACgggcagttatacaggacagttatacagggcaGTTCGTGGCTGTTTCTCAGGAGCCTGGTGGCTGAGTTACCTTTTGGAGGGAGCAGGTCATTCAGCAGgccaccaccctttgccttcttCCGGTGGTGTAGATGTGGAGCCAGGATAGTAACCTTGGACACAGGAGCTTTGCGTGATCATCTTGATCAAAGGCTTTGGACATATCAGCAAGTTACATCCTCACCATTGTTGGTTTTCTGGAGTCTAGCTGTCAGCCAGGAGTGTGTGGCTTTCACAAGGGCGGTAGTAGTGCTAGACTTGATAGGTAGGCATACTGATTCATGCACTCCTATACAACTGTTGGCATTAGTTGTTTTTTTATGAGTCTCTCCTAGATTTTTCCAAGGCATGAAGTTAGAGAGATGAGCCTCCAGTCACTCATTGTACATGGGTTTGACACTTTAGATATGGGACATACATTGGCAATCTTCCAGGCAGCAGGAATAGTCCCCTGCCAATAGGAGGTGTTAACTATGTGTGTGATGACAGGGGCTAGATTTTCTGCTCTTTTAGTAGCCAGGCTGGAATGCCATCAGGACCACACGCTTTATGTGGGCTGAGTCTGGTCAGAGCTTTCTCAATCTGGCCAATGCTGCACAGCTCAACCTGCCTTGTAGGCATGGACAGGGGATAATGCCAAGAGGTGTGGTGCTTGTCCATGCCTtagcaaaaaaaaaatacattaaaaacatCAGCCACGCCGTCGTCTTCAATTCCCCCGACCTGTATTCTCCCTCCTGCTGTTGTTTTTCATCCCAGTCCTTTGTTAATGAAGTCCCATCATTCCTTAGGGTTTTACTTCTTTACGTCCTGTATTACAATTTTGTAGTAGTTTGTCTTTGCTTCCTTGATAAGCATTTGTGCTGTGTTTCTATATTTTCTCAATTTCATTGTTTTTCCCCATCTTTTGAAAATGTGTCTTTTCCTGATGGCAGCCTTTATTCGTTCAGTCATCCAGGTCGTGTCCAGTGTTTCTTATTGGCATGCATACATCAAGTGCAGTTTGAATGCAGGAGTTGAACATCTCCACCTTTGCATCGATGCTCTCCACCTCATATATGGCATCGTGCCAAGGCCTCCTGTCTGTTCCGTGTTACCAGACATCCTTTTTTCCCGCTGCACCTCGCTTCTCCCTCCTGATGTTGTGTTTGGGGAGAACAGCAAACATTTGTGATCACTGGATCTGAGAGGAGCAAGTACAGTGGGGGTGTTGCAGTGATTCTTCATATTTGTAAGGATCAGATCTAGGATGGTGTCCCCTCTGGTCTTGTCTTTGACCATTTGTTTCATGTCTGGATGGGAGTTTGTCAGCATCTTGATAGGCAGGTGATTAAAGTCTCCACACAGGATGAGACCCATTTGGGGAGAGGACATCCTGATCACATCGACAGTGTTTATGAGATAACACTGTGGATTTTCTCATTTGCCCATGGTGGATGGTAGAGTACTCCCACTTCCAGagttgaaactgagctgcagaCTCGTTTAGGACGGAGCTGAAGCCACATACACTCAAATTCCTATTTCTCTAGGTTAGTTCTTCTCTTTGCCTGCATACTGTGATTCACATACATAGCCACGCCCCGTCCTCTGATCCCCTCTCTGAACCTGTCATTTCTGAACAGCTGATAGTCTTGTATGAAAAGAGATTCATCTATGATATTTTCGTGGGCCCAAGTTTCAGTGACACATCCAATGTCTGCATTTACTGATTGAAGAAGCAGTTCAAATTCATCCACTTTGTTTATCAATGATCTTGAATTACAAACAACCACATTCGGAGTCTCTGGGGCTTTTTTGGACATATTTGCGACATTGCATAATACATTTAGAACTCTGCATTCAAGTGAGTGGTTGTGTTGTTGATGTATTTTAGATTTGTTACCTGTCAGTATTTTCCTCAATCTGCCCTTACCAGCTGTATTCCCTCTCACCCGGCTTCTTGTGCGCATTATCCCGAGCACTGAAGTTTATCTTGGATATGCTGTGCCAGTGGAGATGCATGTTTTTTGTAAATCcataagaaatgtgtggagtatTCCACAACGTTTGTACAATCCATCGTTGTCAAAGCCATGCTTACTCCATTAAAAGAGCAGGGGAAAGTATGCAGCGTGAGAAAAAAAAGAATTTCAAACATTGTAACACGTTACTCGCGAGCAGCTGCCTGGAAGCGCCAACCTGCTTTGTGCGCCTGCTACATTAGCAAAATATCAACTTATTTCTTACATGTACTAATTACTATTATCTGAAAGAAAAGTTGACGATAAGACTAATTTTAGCATATTCTGTAAAACAAAAAGATAAATGTTTCCTTTATGGCCAACTAATCAACCTATTCCGCCCCAGCCATTACCATAAGCCCGTCCTCctcaatgaaggtgccaccaacctcctgttttCAGAATGGAAATCCGAGCCTGTGGAATTAGTATCCCTTTCCAATGGTGTGTATTCACTTGTGGATCTCCAGCATCCATTTCCTATGATGCTGTATGTTACAATTTACAATCCCTATGATATGCTACAAATTGCTATTCGTACAATATGTTCTGAATTGCAATTCCTACAATATGAAattgcaaaacgtacaatattTTGCTAATTTGCTAAACGTATGATATTGTATGTTATGAAATCCAATGTGtttttgctaacgttagctagcattaggggttaaggttaggagttaggttaggggaagggttagctaacatgctaagtagttgctaaaatgctaaagcAGCTGCAATCCACATTAGTACTAAAAAGCTGATTTACCATTATTTGATTAAAGTATCATCTAGTTTTCACAATGttgaaataaatataaatatttgttGTAAACAATTGCCATTTAAAGTTATGCTTCATTTTATTGACAAAAAGTGATTCATCTATTGATCCAGAGAGACGTTGAGTTTTATTTATTTAGCAACGCTGTAAGTGAAACAATGGAAGTGGTAGCTGCTATGGTAGCTCTTAAATTCTAGGCTGCATTTAACTCaggtgtaggccagtgacaatctcaatttcatacattttaaattctggctgtaacacaacaaaatgtggataaagtcaaggggtgtgaatactttctgaagaaactgtgtgtgtatatatataagtgtggacacctactcattccagggtttttattttattttaactattttctacattgtaggataatagtgaagagccaccgtgcttctacacctgcattgcttgctgtttggggttttaggctgggtttctgtacagcactttaatATATCAGCGgttgtaagaagggctatataaataaataaataaataaatacatttgatgacATCAAAAcggtgaaataacacacatggaatcatgtagtaaccaaaaaagtgtaatttttgagattcttcaaagtagccaccctttgccttgatgacagctgtgcacacttgacattttctcaaccagtttcatgaggaatgcttttccaacagtcttgaaggagttcccacatatgctgagcacttgttggctgcttttccttcactctgcggtccaattcatcccaaaccatctcaattgggttgaggtcaggtgattgtggaggccaggtcatctgatgcaccactccatcactctccttcttggtcaaatagcccttacacagcctggaggtgtgttttgggtcattgtcatgttgaaaaacaaattatagtcccactaagtgcaaaccagatggaatggcgtatcgctgcaaaatgctgtggtagccatgctggttaagtgtgccttgaattctaaataaatcagacagtgtcaccagcaaagaaccatcccacctcctccatgcttcacggtgggaaccacacatgtggagatcatccattcatctactctgcgtctcacaaagatacggcggttggaaccaaaaatctcaaatttggactcatcagatcaaaggactgTCGATTCTCTTTGCTTAATTccgctgttcttgccataatataaacagggtcttttaccaaatagggcaatgTTCTGTATACCAGCCCTGCctggtcacaacacaactgattggctcaaacgcattaagaaggaaagaaatcccactatttaacttttatcaaggcacacatgttaattgaaatgcattccaggtgactacctcatgaagctggttgagagtgcaaagctgtcatcaaggcaaagggtggctacttataaaatagaaaacatattttgatttgtttaacaatttttgggggggttactacatgattccatatgtgtgttttcatagttttgatgtcttcactattattctacaatgtagaaaattgtaaaaataaacaaagacccttgagtaggtgtgtacaaaatgttgactggtactgtaaatatacacacgcatacagtactgttcaaaagtttggcgtcacttagaaatgtccatgtttttgaaagaaaagcactttttttggtccattttaaaataacatcaaattgatcagaaatacagtgtagacattgttaatgttgtaaatgactattgtagctggcaacagctgatttttaatggaatatttacattggcgtacagaggcccattatcaacaaccatcaaGTTGATTGACAAAGTCATGATAAATTGGAAGAATTTAATAAACCACCTTTTGGACTGTGAAATATTATTCTGGGTCAAAATGACTGATTTATAATACATAGTTTGCATCACCAAATGGTGCCCAGGAAATAATTAAATCTAATTGTTACCACTCCCCCTCCAATTCAAAACCAAACATGGATGTCAAtgtttgctcgcacatgcttcgGTCTCCTTCCTGACTGCAGCAACATGATGCCTGTATTGCGAGGCTGATTAGCTAGgacacacaggtgtgtgtgtgtgcaaagcgATAACAACATACGATGCATGTTTGGTTTTGATTTGTACGGGGATTGTAGCATCTAATATATGGATTTAATTATTTCCTGTGACCCACTCTGTGACGCAAAAGACCCATTCCTTATCAGAACCGTCCACCGACGACAGATATACCCTCTTAAAAGCGTCGCCAAACCGGCACTGGCACAGGTTGTTAAATAAGTTGCACGGTTGGCCGTGTTATAGCCTACTGCTAGATACAATCTCGGTCTAGAAGCTGAGCCTAGCTATCTGCACTCGGGCACATCTAAAGGCTGTATAGATCATAGAAGTCTATAATTCACCTTTATGATTCAAGTGTTCTATATTCATTTTGTGGTATATAGATaacctctgctcctcctctccttccctccagacTCCCTGaagctctctctcgctgtctctgaaGAGGAGGTTCCCTCTGAGCAGCAGCACTGTGAGCAGGAGTGGAGCCACAGTCTGGGGCAGGAGGATCTAGAGCCCACACAGATTAAAGAGAGAAATGAGGAACTCAggaccagtcaggaggaagagcagcttcaaGGGCTGGAGCCTGATATCATAGAGTTCAAATTCACTCCTTCCTGTGTGAAAAGAGAACGTGATCAGGAAGACCCACTTTGGTCCTTGACTCTGTCCCAAACAGTGGAGAACAGAGAGTGTGACTCTAAACTAGTGGATCCTAAACCTTTTGGCACTGTGACCCACCTAAAGGGTTATGAAATGCTCTGTGACCCTACAGATAATCAAAACATTGTCTACAGCCACAGCTCAGCCTTAAGCAGCAACCCAGTAGGACTTGACAGAAGCCAACCATTGGCTCCAAACCCACCAATGGAGGAACACTGTTCCAAACCCAGCACCACATCTATAAAAACTCATCGTTGCTGTGACTGTGGCAAAATGTTTCCTCTCACAGCTGACCTGCAGAGGCATGTGACTCTCGCCAAGAAGAGACTCAGCGAATGTCACTTCTGCAAAAAACAGTACATTTCCACCTGTAAACTGAAGGCCCATGTCCGACTCTGTCACAGTGGGAAACCCTGCACCTGCCCCTTTTGTGGCAAGACCTTCAAACAAAAAGGAAATCTGTCCATGCACATGaggattcacacaggagagaaaccatttagctgtggttactgtgggaaaagcttcaatCACAAGGGAGACCTAAGAAGACATAtactgactcacacaggagagaaaccatttagctgtaATTTTTGCTGTAAGTGCTTCAATCAGAAGGGGGACCTAAGGAGGCATAtactgactcacacaggagagaaaccatttagctgtggtgaATGCGGTAAAGGCTTCATACGCAAGGAGCACTTAACTGCACATATACGGATTCACACAGCAGAGTAATCATTTATCTGTGGTGACTGGGAAAAGCGTAAATCATAAGGGGAAGCTGAATATGTATATACGGACTCACAGGGGAGATATAATTTAGCTGTGATGACTGCGGGGAAGGCTTCACTCAGAAGACTAACCTAACTGACCATATATGGACTCAGACAGGAGAGAAACTGTTTAGctgtgggaaaagcttcaatAAGAAGGTGGACCTAACCGAGAATAAActgattcacacaggagagaaatcacaTGGGTAAATCACTGTGGGAAAAGATTCAAGAATAATCTTCCGACACGTAAAAAAACATCCacaaagaaagaaaacaggatGAAAACATAAAGAAAATCAGGAGAAATATATCTTCTTTCAGCAGATGGGTATAAAAAGGCAGGTTGTGGACAACTCTTAGAAAAGAAACAATCATTCATGCACTGGGTTTCAGAGAAATAGATACATGATGGATTTACTTTTGTAAAATGCTCTatgtaaataaagtttgatttaaatAATGAGGATATTAACAAACAGTAGTGCATGTATTATGGGAATATCGCAGATCTGCTGTTCAAAGTCGGTTGATGTTTTCACGTCCATTAGAAATAAGAATTTCTGGTTTGTTTTGGaatgtctctcagggtgatgaggacatggTCTGACTAATGTTATTGATTTATAAAAATGTATACTTTCCTGATAATATCTCCTTCAATCCAAGAGAGTTTTTCATGCAGTTTTGACATAATGCAGCTCAATCATGATATTGGTTTGAAATGTAATGATATACATTCGACTCCTCACGAGTGCAGTTTGTATAAGTGCAAACTCTGTTTTAAGTGTACTACAGTGTTTTTCCTGTCCCAATTCAACAACATCTACAACTCACCAGCCGTTTTATTAGGTACGCCCACCTAGTACCGGTTcagacccccctttgcctccagaacagcctgagcTCTTAGCACCCTGAGCTAGGGTGCTTTAGGTGCCAATGATTCAGACATGTTGCAGCGTTGTCTAGAAGGGAGATCCCACAATGTGATAAATGTGCAGTGGGGCATAGTCCGAGGGAGTGTAAAGTTGGGATCGAGAAAGCAGTGTGCCAACTGTAGGTGTACCCAGGCAGCTGGGGATCCGAAGTGCCCTGTGAGAGAGAAGGGGTTGAGATTGCCAGAGTTCGAGTGAGGCAGAACGTTTCTTATGCTGAGGCAGGGAAGAGTGTAGAGGATAGCCCAAGGGTGAGTGATTTGACTGGGAGCCTCGCAGTGAATAGACCtgaagagagagatccagagagggtAAGCGTTAGGATTTCTTGTGTTTTATTGCTATGGTTATTGTACTGCACTGATGGAGAATGAATCCACAAAAAATAGATGTGGTAGTGGCAGCGAAATGTTGGGGTGTAAGAGATTTTAGCGCAGAAGATTTACAAGGGGTTTTAAGAGCAGGGATTCCATCTTCCCAGGTTGGTAGGGTAAAGTAGTAGGATAGGGATGGTGAGTTTTATGAGTAtggtgtatatgtgtatatgtgtagggttagatggtagtgcaaattctttttttcccttttttgTGACAAAATGTGCAATTCACACTCCGACCTGTGAAAGGCATGATGATTAGActaaaggtgaggacacaacagttaaTCTGACACAACTGATTCCAAACATTACACTTGATTTTATCTGCATTTAACATTTTCTGTGCTTTTCGCAAAGTAACTCTGGATACATCCAGTAATATAATAAGAATATTCTTGGAAAATTTCGGGTAGGTGCAAGGTAAGACAAAAAAAATAGTGAGAGGTCTAAGTAGTGTTTCCAAGTGCCCACACACCtttccaaagtgtgcacagttcctaagtaatttcaatgcactttaatgactcaaagaagagtatTTGGCTATAAGTTTTTTTTTTCGAGCTCTCTTACCTGTGCCGTTGAGGAATTAGAGCAAGCACacctttatttgttttgtttgcaaCACAGCGCTGAATCAACGCCTTTACACAATTACTGTTGCTGTGTATGCAATCTTCAAAAATGGTCCATTTATAAATCACAATTTGGGTCAggtgaaagcttgttctattggcAACATGACTagtggcaggtaggctagtggttagagcgttggactagtaatcgaaaggttgcaagatcaactccccgagctgacaaggtaaaaatctgttgttctgcccctgaacaaggcaattaacccactgtttctaggccatcattgaaaataagaatttgttcttaactgacttgcctagttaaataacggtaaaaataaaatgaaaaatagGGGTGGTAAGGcaatagcacgtgctccagcaggtatatttcactggtcatcccgaaagccaacacttactttggccaTCTTTCCttgcagttctctgctgccaa
This Salvelinus fontinalis isolate EN_2023a chromosome 16, ASM2944872v1, whole genome shotgun sequence DNA region includes the following protein-coding sequences:
- the LOC129812857 gene encoding zinc finger protein 91-like, with product MSQLQMLRVFLNDRLMAAAVEIFGAVEKTVVEYEEENDRLRKLLRVTPEITLCRKDSLKLSLAVSEEEVPSEQQHCEQEWSHSLGQEDLEPTQIKERNEELRTSQEEEQLQGLEPDIIEFKFTPSCVKRERDQEDPLWSLTLSQTVENRECDSKLVDPKPFGTVTHLKGYEMLCDPTDNQNIVYSHSSALSSNPVGLDRSQPLAPNPPMEEHCSKPSTTSIKTHRCCDCGKMFPLTADLQRHVTLAKKRLSECHFCKKQYISTCKLKAHVRLCHSGKPCTCPFCGKTFKQKGNLSMHMRIHTGEKPFSCGYCGKSFNHKGDLRRHILTHTGEKPFSCNFCCKCFNQKGDLRRHILTHTGEKPFSCGECGKGFIRKEHLTAHIRIHTAE